The Xiphias gladius isolate SHS-SW01 ecotype Sanya breed wild chromosome 7, ASM1685928v1, whole genome shotgun sequence genome window below encodes:
- the msantd4 gene encoding myb/SANT-like DNA-binding domain-containing protein 4: WTNLYNRHPHFSPSEDCHPFTLTCLSCQPCFDCPSLFLLYLSISPSIPTPLSFCCSFFPNYFSLSLCFSLCISGVFCNLLVAKLDFLQVKHLKRKRKSNYTVRETQTLISEIHKRRDVLFSRQQNTAINELKRQAWEEVARGVNSLGEGELRTAAEVKRRYLDWRALMKRKQLQAELSLSSSSALSFALKTEYNQSSPEHDAASLGSGCDQLLDLSGLPKDCHCDWPELVALSEPSGQATMAPPGTKMEYDVSEYRLDGDGDVGDGDGEIDEDEIPSLLSDIESRGEGHAGDVYSHNGLGVLSTSKAPTSASNRDLPLAAGLMGVPPHALGGLTNHENMGAGFLVAVEKQRLELEKQRLAMETERLAVEKERLVVEKERLRQMEVERERLQLERERLQVERERLRLLLLSQSDHIDSSFNLLPQQGPPSSSTLSLSCIYDGQREREKEGKGWMSVVDLETERLKLEKERLQLEKERLQFFKFEAGRLQIERELLQVEKERMQLHKDYQSH, translated from the exons TGGACTAACCTTTACAACAGACATCCACACTTTTCTCCCTCTGAGGACTGTCACCCCTTTACTCTTACCTGTCTCTCTTGCCAGCCCTGTTTCGactgtccctctctcttcctcctttatcTTTCTATTTCTCCTTCCATACCTacacctctctctttttgttgctcttttttccccaattatttctccttgtctctctgtttttctctgtgtatttcTGGGGTTTTCTGTAACCTCCTTGTTGCCAAGCTGGATTTCCTGCAGGTGAAACAtctgaagagaaagaggaagagcaaCTACACTGTGCGAGAAACACAGACTCTCATCAGTGAGATCCACAAGAGGAGGGATGTGTTGTTCTCCAGACAGCAG AACACAGCCATTAATGAGCTGAAGAGACAGGCATGGGAGGAAGTGGCCCGAGGTGTCAATTCACTGGGGGAGGGTGAGCTACGAACTGCTGCTGAG GTGAAGCGACGCTACCTGGACTGGCGTGCACTGATGAAGAGAAAACAGCTTCAGGCTgagctctctctttcctcttcctcagcaTTGTCTTTTGCCCTGAAGACGGAGTACAATCAGTCTTCCCCTGAGCACGATGCAGCTTCTCTGGGATCAGGGTGTGACCAGCTGCTTGACCTTTCGGGCCTCCCAAAGGACTGTCATTGCGACTGGCCAGAGCTGGTGGCTCTCAGCGAGCCGAGCGGTCAAGCCACGATGGCACCGCCAGGCACAAAGATGGAGTACGACGTCAGTGAATACAGA CTCGATGGCGATGGTGAtgtgggagatggagatgggGAAATAGATGAAGATGAGATTCCCTCCCTCCTCAGTGACATTGAGTCTCGTGGCGAGGGGCATGCTGGTGATGTTTATTCCCACAACGGCTTGGGTGTGCTCAGCACCTCCAAGGCTCCGACCTCCGCCAGCAACAGAGACCTGCCGCTGGCTGCTGGCCTGATGGGAGTGCCGCCTCATGCGCTGGGAGGACTCACCAATCATGAAAACATGGGTGCAGGGTTTCTGGTTGCTGTTGAGAAACAGCGACTGGAGCTGGAAAAACAACGCCTGGCCATGGAAACTGAACGCCTGGCAGTGGAGAAAGAGCGGCTGGTAGTGGAAAAGGAGCGACTTCGTCAGATGGAGGTAGAGAGGGAACGACtacagctggagagagagaggttacaggtggagagggagaggctgagGCTTTTGCTCCTCAGCCAATCAGACCACATCGACTCCTCTTTTAACCTGCTCCCACAACAAGGCCCGCCCTCGTCCTCCACGCTTTCTTTATCCTGTATTTATgatggacagagggagagagagaaggaaggtaAAGGGTGGATGTCAGTGGTGGATCTGGAGACAGAGAGGCTAAAACTGGAGAAGGAGAGACTGcagctggagaaagagagactgcaGTTCTTCAAATTTGAGGCAGGCAGACTGCAGATTGAGAGAGAACTCCTCcaggtggagaaagagagaatgcaGCTGCACAAAGATTATCAGAGCCACTAA